One uncultured Hyphomonas sp. genomic region harbors:
- a CDS encoding TetR/AcrR family transcriptional regulator has translation MLRARSDAAKDERRQALLAAALDEVFEKGFAATRMNDVARRAGLSKGTLYLYFDSKEALFQGLVESLAYPNLEIIERITEQAETLKEALQGIRQFAPTLIRQTDLPRLLKVLVGDSQLFPDLVRAYREDLVERVLSMIAALLRRADAGGEANVPDPELTARLIIAPIIFSALWQGVFNQKYEADVDLDKLFEIHEQMMLKALEIGCVS, from the coding sequence ATGCTCCGGGCCAGAAGTGATGCAGCAAAGGACGAACGCCGGCAGGCGCTCCTCGCGGCTGCGCTCGACGAGGTCTTTGAAAAGGGCTTCGCAGCCACACGCATGAACGATGTCGCCAGGCGCGCCGGTCTGTCCAAGGGGACGCTCTACCTCTACTTCGACTCGAAGGAGGCGCTGTTTCAGGGACTGGTCGAGTCCCTCGCCTATCCGAACCTTGAAATCATTGAACGGATCACGGAACAGGCAGAAACCCTGAAAGAGGCGCTGCAAGGTATCCGGCAATTTGCCCCTACGCTGATCCGCCAGACAGACCTGCCCCGATTGCTGAAGGTGCTGGTCGGCGACAGCCAGCTCTTCCCAGACCTGGTTCGCGCCTACCGCGAAGATCTGGTCGAACGGGTCCTGTCCATGATTGCCGCCCTGCTCCGCCGGGCAGACGCCGGCGGCGAGGCCAATGTTCCGGACCCTGAACTGACAGCCCGCCTGATCATAGCGCCGATCATCTTCAGCGCGCTCTGGCAGGGTGTCTTCAATCAGAAATACGAAGCGGACGTCGATCTCGACAAGCTTTTTGAAATCCACGAGCAGATGATGCTCAAAGCCCTGGAAATCGGATGCGTATCATGA
- a CDS encoding helix-turn-helix transcriptional regulator, translating to MPSDDHFVYSLELKILDLEKTVQDLERRLSEVEARQAAAVQSAQPDIPEDVLKQIEQGENPVRALRQYRLMTQKELSSLCGIRANHISAMERGMPFGLKTAKRLAEALDVPVGLLT from the coding sequence ATGCCGAGCGACGATCACTTTGTTTATTCTCTGGAACTCAAGATCCTGGATCTTGAGAAAACAGTACAGGATCTGGAACGCCGGCTGAGCGAGGTCGAGGCCAGGCAGGCTGCAGCGGTTCAAAGTGCGCAGCCTGACATTCCGGAAGATGTACTCAAGCAGATCGAGCAGGGCGAAAACCCTGTCCGGGCCCTTCGCCAGTACCGGTTGATGACTCAGAAGGAACTGAGTTCGCTGTGCGGAATCCGCGCAAACCATATCTCCGCCATGGAGCGCGGCATGCCTTTCGGGCTGAAGACCGCCAAGCGGCTTGCCGAAGCCCTCGATGTGCCGGTTGGCCTTCTCACCTGA
- a CDS encoding ABC transporter permease: protein MKETVQIRRDRLTFAVMFGIPIMQLILFGYAINMNPKHLPAALLVEEQTPIVRTMIQSLKTSDYYDFVIQTDDPRETGDLLARGEVAFVVSIPAGFTRKLIRGERPQLLIEADATDPAAASGAVAFAQTILTDALRHDLKGPIASLAGGPPPFDLVVHQKYNPEAKTSYNIVPGLLGVILTMTLVMITAIAMTRESEQGTIENLLAMPVKPIEVMLGKIMPYVVVGAGQTLLILLAARILFDVPFIGNPWILFLGVSVFVLANLALGFTFSTIARTQMQAMQLTFFFFLPSILLSGFMFPFRGMPEWAQIIGEGLPLTHFLRIVRGVMLKDTSLAQLQNPIIALCIFTAVAVSIAMLRYRRTLD from the coding sequence ATGAAGGAAACAGTCCAGATCCGGCGCGACCGCCTGACCTTTGCCGTCATGTTCGGCATTCCGATCATGCAGCTGATCCTTTTCGGCTATGCGATCAACATGAATCCAAAACACCTGCCCGCAGCGCTTCTGGTGGAGGAGCAGACGCCGATCGTCCGCACCATGATCCAGTCGCTGAAAACATCCGACTATTATGACTTCGTCATACAGACGGACGACCCGCGCGAAACGGGCGATCTGCTGGCCCGCGGCGAGGTCGCTTTCGTTGTCTCCATTCCGGCGGGCTTTACCCGCAAGCTGATACGTGGAGAACGTCCGCAGCTGCTGATCGAAGCCGATGCCACCGATCCCGCTGCCGCGTCAGGCGCAGTGGCGTTCGCACAGACGATCCTGACGGATGCGCTCCGCCATGACCTCAAAGGGCCGATCGCCAGTCTTGCCGGTGGACCGCCACCTTTCGACCTGGTGGTGCACCAGAAATACAATCCCGAAGCCAAAACCAGCTACAACATCGTGCCCGGCCTGCTGGGCGTGATCCTCACCATGACGCTGGTGATGATCACCGCCATCGCAATGACGCGGGAGTCCGAACAAGGCACGATCGAGAATCTGCTCGCCATGCCGGTGAAGCCGATCGAAGTCATGCTGGGCAAGATCATGCCTTATGTCGTGGTCGGGGCCGGGCAAACCCTTTTGATCCTGCTCGCGGCACGTATCCTGTTTGATGTGCCTTTCATCGGGAACCCATGGATCCTGTTCCTCGGCGTTTCCGTGTTCGTTCTGGCAAACCTTGCGCTTGGTTTCACCTTCTCGACCATCGCGCGCACGCAGATGCAGGCCATGCAGCTGACCTTCTTCTTCTTCCTGCCGTCGATCCTGCTCTCCGGTTTCATGTTCCCGTTCCGGGGCATGCCGGAATGGGCCCAGATCATCGGAGAAGGCCTGCCGCTGACGCATTTTCTGCGCATCGTGCGCGGCGTCATGCTGAAAGACACCAGCCTGGCGCAGCTTCAGAACCCGATCATCGCCTTGTGCATCTTCACCGCTGTGGCGGTCTCCATTGCCATGTTGCGCTATCGGCGAACGCTCGACTAG
- a CDS encoding ABC transporter ATP-binding protein: MPADYAIDVHGLVKRFGKKTAVAGVDIQMPRGEVWGFLGPNGSGKTTTIRMICGLLTATEGTGQCLGYDIRKDAAQIRELTGYMTQKFSFWTDMTIRENLEFVARLYRLPHTRQTVDETLETLGLSHRQHQLSGALSGGWKQRLALAAVTMHNPKLLLLDEPTAGVDPQARRDFWDEIHHLSLKGMTVLVSTHYMDEAERCDRIVYLAHGEKIVEGRVPDVIDRSGLLTFRGEGDGVRRLADDIKHEPGVEHVAYFGSALHVSGRDRAAIQAAIDKHPADDVSWSEVRTSLEDAFIALSAEAGEDKRVHA, from the coding sequence ATGCCGGCCGACTACGCCATCGACGTTCACGGCTTGGTCAAGCGCTTCGGCAAGAAGACCGCCGTTGCGGGTGTCGATATCCAGATGCCACGCGGCGAAGTCTGGGGCTTCCTTGGCCCCAACGGCTCTGGCAAGACGACCACGATCCGGATGATCTGCGGCCTGCTGACGGCGACCGAAGGCACCGGCCAGTGCCTCGGCTACGACATCCGGAAGGATGCCGCACAGATCCGTGAACTGACCGGGTATATGACCCAGAAATTCTCCTTCTGGACCGATATGACGATCCGGGAAAACCTTGAGTTTGTGGCCCGTCTCTACCGCCTGCCTCATACAAGGCAAACGGTGGACGAGACGCTGGAAACACTCGGCCTCTCCCACCGCCAGCACCAGCTGTCCGGCGCGCTTTCCGGCGGCTGGAAGCAGCGCCTCGCGCTTGCCGCCGTCACCATGCACAACCCGAAACTCCTGCTGCTGGACGAGCCGACCGCCGGCGTCGACCCGCAGGCCCGGCGTGACTTCTGGGACGAGATCCACCACCTCTCCCTCAAGGGCATGACGGTGCTGGTCTCCACACACTACATGGACGAAGCCGAACGCTGTGACCGCATCGTTTACCTCGCCCATGGCGAAAAGATTGTCGAAGGCCGCGTGCCGGACGTGATCGACCGCTCGGGCCTGCTGACCTTCCGGGGCGAAGGCGACGGCGTCCGGCGCCTGGCCGACGACATCAAACACGAACCGGGCGTCGAACATGTCGCCTATTTCGGCTCTGCGCTTCATGTCAGCGGCCGGGACCGCGCCGCCATTCAGGCCGCCATCGACAAGCATCCGGCCGATGATGTCAGCTGGAGCGAAGTGCGCACGAGCCTGGAAGACGCTTTCATCGCCCTCAGCGCGGAAGCCGGTGAAGACAAACGGGTGCATGCATGA
- a CDS encoding HlyD family efflux transporter periplasmic adaptor subunit, with product MTPFFKPATLAAGFLLLSITGCSQQDEPVHLGYVEADWTYVSAPAAGRIIDQTVSEGSRVAPGDFLFQLDSTAEEAAVSEAGARLNQAKAQADDLSTGARPPEIKRLEAQLAAARARLEKATSERDRILPLVEQGFAPKSQRDTVEAEFDAATAAVRAAEQDLKVAALPARDASRMAADAAAKSAEAAKSAAEYRLNERRTIAPVGGRVEEVFFRKGEFVTPGAPILAILPDDGLKVRFYVPETDLSGLSVGQSVSVAADGLASPVKANISFIAHEAEFAPPVIYARHSREKLVFMVEAKVPVGAGLHPGLPVEVNW from the coding sequence ATGACCCCGTTCTTCAAGCCCGCAACGCTGGCGGCCGGCTTTCTTCTGCTCAGCATCACAGGCTGCAGCCAGCAGGACGAACCGGTTCATCTCGGCTATGTCGAAGCGGACTGGACCTATGTCTCCGCGCCTGCCGCCGGTCGGATCATCGACCAGACAGTCAGCGAAGGCAGCCGCGTCGCGCCAGGCGACTTTCTGTTTCAGCTCGACAGCACAGCCGAAGAAGCTGCCGTCTCCGAAGCTGGCGCAAGGCTGAACCAGGCAAAGGCACAGGCTGACGACCTCAGCACCGGCGCCCGCCCGCCAGAGATCAAACGGCTGGAAGCCCAGCTGGCGGCAGCCAGGGCCCGGCTGGAGAAAGCGACCAGCGAACGCGACCGGATCCTGCCGCTTGTTGAGCAGGGCTTTGCCCCGAAATCCCAGCGCGACACGGTCGAAGCGGAATTCGACGCGGCCACAGCCGCCGTCCGCGCCGCCGAACAGGACTTGAAAGTCGCAGCCCTGCCGGCCCGTGACGCCTCCCGCATGGCGGCAGACGCCGCCGCAAAATCCGCTGAAGCCGCAAAATCCGCCGCCGAATACCGCCTCAATGAACGGCGCACGATTGCCCCGGTTGGCGGCAGGGTGGAAGAAGTCTTCTTCCGCAAGGGAGAATTTGTAACGCCCGGCGCGCCGATTCTGGCCATCCTGCCGGACGATGGCCTCAAAGTACGCTTCTATGTTCCGGAGACGGACCTTTCCGGATTGAGTGTCGGACAGTCTGTCTCCGTAGCGGCAGACGGGCTTGCCAGCCCGGTCAAGGCGAACATCTCGTTCATCGCCCATGAGGCCGAATTCGCCCCGCCGGTTATCTATGCCCGTCATTCCCGTGAAAAACTTGTCTTCATGGTCGAGGCAAAAGTGCCGGTCGGCGCAGGCCTTCACCCGGGGCTGCCGGTGGAGGTCAACTGGTAA